The Asterias amurensis chromosome 16, ASM3211899v1 genomic sequence CTATCTGTCCAGAAAAATGTGTCGTGTATCTGATCATCCAACTCATCCTCCAGCATCTTGTTTATGCGAACTGCCACGGTCGCTGCTGTCAACTCCATTCGTGGCACAGTCACCTTTTTTAGAGGAGCGACTCTAGACCTTGCCCCCAGAAAGGAGCAGTGAATATGTCCCTTAGTAGTTACCTGACGTAGATAGGACACAACCCCATAACCACAATCGCTAGCATCACTGAAGTTGTGTATCTGACGTTCGGCAGCCTCAAACTTCAACGGCTTATAGCATCTCGGTACCATCATTTCTTCAAGCTTTGGAAGATCCGTCAACCATTGATTCCAAACACGCAAGTCATTTCCTGTAACTTCGGCATCCCACTCGATATTCTCCTTACACAACTTCTGCagcaggtttttgactggtagAATGACAGGACAAGCAAATCCCAAAGGATCATAAACTGAGCTTACGATTGACAAGATGTTCCTTCTCGTAGGATCCTTGGTCGTCACTGAAATCTTAAAGCCCAACGAATCCGATTTCACATCCCAGCTAACACCCAATGCTCTTTCACGAGGCATCTGTTGAAAGGAGTGATTCACATCTAGCTTGGGCCTTTTAGTAGAGTCACTTGCAGGCACGGCTTGCATCACAGCGTCGTCATTGCTGATCCATTTGGTTAGATTAAACCCTCCTTTCTTACAAAGTGCTGTCAGTTTGGTGATCAGATCAACTGCATCTTCTGTGGACTTGACCGACTTCAAGCAGTCATCAACATAGAAATTTCTAAAAATCGTCTCTGCTGCTACAGTGTTGCCTTTGTCGGTATCGATCAGTGCTGTGAGCCTTAAGGCGTAGTTTGAGCACGATGGAGATGACACAGCACCAAAGAGATGAACCTTCATTCGATAGGGTGTAGGCTCCTTACTTAAATCTCCATTCGGCCACCAATAAAAACGCAAATAGTTCCTCTCCTGCTTGGGGACGTGAACTTGGTAGAACATCGACTCAATATCACCCATTATGGCCACACTTTCCTGTCTAAATCTCAGCAAGACACCGATAAGATGATTCGTCAAGTTCGGACCAGGAAGAAGGAGATCATTCAGTGCAACTCCATTATAACTGGCTGTACAATCAAAAACAACTCTAACCTTGTTGGGTTTTCTAGGATGATATACGCCGTGATGGGGTATGTACCAAACTCGTCCATCTTGCGTGTCTACCTCAGCTGCGGGCACTTCTTCAGCATATCCTTTGTCCAGGACGTTCGATATGAAGAGATTGTAATCATGGTGGAACTTTTGATTCCCCTTCAACTTCCTCTCCAGGCTTATAAGACGCTTCAATGCCATAGCAGAATTGTCGGGCAGACGTACATCTTTCTTGAAGGGCAGACTAATTTGGTAGTGACCTTCGACAAACTTACATGAGCCGCCAACCTTCTCCATGAATGACTTGTCTTCGTGGGACCATTCCCGTTTGTCATCGATCGTACGTTCTGGAAAGTCGTAGTTGAGGCTTTCTCTTATTAACATGTTGAGCTTCTTGATCTCCTCGTACCTTTTAGCAGCAACATCCACAAAATTCACAGAGAATGGTTGACAATTCCGAACTGACCTCACAACATTCCAAGCGATCCATCCAAGTGCTGTCTTTGTTGCATGAGGGCTACCCCGCGGTCCCGTTCTAACTTCCAACGGTGAGTACGCATCAGGAACATTGTTACCAATCAATAGGTCGATGCCAGCATTGATTTGTGGCATATAGACATCTTTCAAGTGTTTCCAGTGAGAAACATCATCGTGAGTAGGTATGTGATGTCGCTTAACAGGAAGTTTATCCTTGGTGTAGACCCTCGGAATATTGACTTTGACTGTAGAACTACCATTTAAACACCGTACTTCTAAGCCTTCAATCAAGTAAGTATCCATGTTGTGCGGCTCTCCCATGGTGTCCAGTCTAATGTGCATTCGTCTGCCCACGCCACATAACTTCTTCATCAGAGATTCACTGCAGAATGACACGCTACTTCCAGGATCCAGGAATGCATAAGTTACAACATCATTTAACCCATGAGCAAGCCTCACACGAACTGGGACGATAGCCATCGTACATTGGTTCTCATTTTCGTTGTCACATGCTACGTTGGTATACTCACAACCGATGTTACTCCCAGGCACGGCACTTGAATCCCTCacgtttcttgaaaactgtgcAGGCCTTGAAGTATCATTCTGATTTATGTGAAGAAGAGTAGGGTGTCGACCCTTGCAAACATCACACGTAGCCTTCCTGTTGCATGTCCTCTTCATGTGCCCCATCTTAAgacaaccaaaacaaagacGCCGCTTTCTCAGAAACTCGATGCGCTCACTCCAAGGTTGTTCTCGCAATTTGGAGCATCCTATCAACAAATGTGAACCACCACAAGACCAACACACCTTGTCAACATCCTTAGCGGTATTGAGATCCGTAGTTTCACTTGTTGCCATGGTGATTTTAGGCCTGGTGTCACAACGATTGGCGGGTTTCTTCTGGCTTGTGGTTGACAAAGCATCTCTACCATAAACAGGGTCGTTAACCTTCTTGGACTCGAACCTGACAAATTCTACTAGATGATGAAACTTTACCATTTCTCCTTTGTACTTGCACTGCTGCACACGAGACCTCCATCTGTCATGATAATTGTAAGGTAGCTTCATCACCATGGACTTGATGTTCTCACTATGCTCCAAGTACTGCAAACTACCAACGCATTTGACGGCACTCTCACACTCCTGAAGAAAGATTGCAAAACCATCGAGAGCCTTCGGGTTATCTGCCTTGATTTGCGGCCATGAAGCAGCTTTCTTGATGAATGCATTAGCTATCACCTCCGGATTTCCATATCGTTCTGTCAGCTCCTTGACGGCTGCTGCGTAGCCAGTAGGGCCATCCAGATAACTGTATCCAGTAACTATTTGGTGTGCCTCGCCTGTAGTAAACTGCTCGAGGTAATAAAGCCGCTCATCGTCAGTGTCACACAACTTAGCAATTCTGGCGCTAAACATCCTCATAAAGCGCTTATACTCAATCGCCTCACCGCTGAATCTTTCCATCTCGATTTTTGGTCGTTGCAAATGCCTAATCATCTCATTCACGGATTGACCACCCACGTCATCTTTAATCACTGCTACCCCATCTTGGTGGCTCGTGGGCTGTACATCCTCATTGACAGAATCTTGACGTTGTCTACCTGTGGACTGACGAGGCTGTGCAACACCATCAACGATTTGTTGTACACCACTGACATCAGGGACTTCTTGTCGAGGCTGACTTGCCGGTTGCTGTAACAGTGGAGTACCGGCGGTCTTAGGCTCAGGTTTTGGAGGCGGTTTATTTAGAGCAGCAACGTCATATTGATCTAAGAATTTCTCGAAGGAGTCCATCCAATGAGCTGCAGTCTCCGAGGCTTTCTCTGAACTTGGCCTTTCACCATCCCCTGTAGCATCTTTGAATATGTcaggtttggtttcttttaCGGCTGCACCGGCGTTCAATTCAGATCCCCCATCCGAGGCCCTTGTAACTTCACTACAATTTCTGCTTGTCTTTTCTAACTTCTCCAAGACCTTACACTTCGCCTCGGCCACAGCAACTTCAGTCTTAATCTCAATTTCTTCTTCTAGTTGTTTCAACTTCATCTTTTCAATCTCAAGAGCTTGCATCGCTTTCAAAGCCTTCTGGCGTGTGAGTAGCTCTACTTTCTTCTGCTCTTCTTCAATGAGTAACTGGGATGCTTTTGACCGTTTTGATGATCTAGAAGATTTTGACGACATTGGAGCTTCTTGCTTGACCAACCAATCTTGAATCTTTTGGTTTACGTTTGAAAGCCAGACCTCCTTATCCGTGTACCAATCCTCCTCAAATTGTAGACGTTCAACGTCACTCAGCCACTGGCAGTAATCATCATAACATTTCATGAACTCCTCAAAGACATCCATCCATTCCTTATATGCGTCCTTTGTTTCATCAAGAGACGGATTGGTTCCCAACTTGTCTCGAAGGGAATCAGACTTCAATTTAGCAGCTCTCCAAGCCTCTCCTAATCGCTTGTATTTGAACTCTTTATTATAGGCAGCACCTTTCTGTGTAGCTTTCTTCTTACGTTTAGACGTCATTGTCAATGCCAAATTACAACTGTCTTTTTGCTAATGCTATAGTGGTCCAGCTCAAAGTTCAAATCAACACACAATTTGTTGTTTGCTAATATCAGTTTATTGGATCCAGCTTCTCAATTCCAACACAAAACATCTACTTCCAAACTTCTGTAATCTCTATGAAATCGTGAAACCGTAAACCGCAAACCGCATAAACCGATTAGctgtaataaaccacaaataaataacacttataaatatattgtttaacaagaaataaataaactttggaacaaattaactgttttaaatcATTAATCCTTGCAGTGTGAAAGGGTGAACACAAttggaaaaacaataaaatgtagTACAATTGAAATTTGGAAAATCTACTACTGTGAATACTTGCACAAAATCCTAAAATGAGCTTCCAAAGTACATCAAAATTTACTGATTAAAGGTCTCTCAAATCTCTGGAATGACAGTATCAAATATAAATAAGCACAGTATATTCCACATTTACTAAAATGAAACAAAGCAAAAGATTTAACTCACCAAAAGTAACAGCACAAATTGCCACACTGTCTGCCTGGCCACTATAGACTTAACACATATGTTCACTGTATGAACTCCTGTAGGCTAGTGAGCCACACCTTACCATGCTATAGCACTGCCAGAGGTCAATGTTCACTCAAGCAGGCACAAACTGATTTGCATAAGCCTGCAACTCTTAAACTTTACAAAAACTCTGCTGGGCCTAGAATTTGGTCCTTAcagttattttgtacatatgttgagatacactaagtgagaagactggtctttgacaattaccaaaggtgtccagtgtctttaaggtaggGTGATAGATTGGTATTCGTCGTCGTAATGGTGATTTATAGGCATAACTCAGAAAGTGCATGTGAAAGTTGTATTAAATACATattgtctacttgctgagaaaatagcaaaacaaatattattaaattTGTTCACAAGAACGTTGAAGCCATCGAAGCTCACCAACAGCATTCATATACAGACACAAACCCTTGGAAATCTAAGAAaggattcatgcatgaatcatttaatcagatttattaaaaataataatacaaataattcatatagcgctctacggagaacagagcgctttacatgagactcggacaaaaagaaaaacaagcgAACTAGGATGGGGTTGGGGAACAGAATTGTCTTGAAAACTTACTCAAATTTGTCCTCCATTCGTTGCACTTCTCTCTCAGCTGAAGCTACCTTTGATTGAAGCTCTTTCATTTCTCTCTGTTTATCCTACAGTGGGAATTCATTTTAAGAAATCAAATGAATATAATACTtaagtccacgcaggaagaataatccttaaagacactggacacatttgataattgtcaaagaccagtcttctcacttagtgtatctcaacacatgcataaaataacaaacttgtgaaaatttgtgctcatttggtcgtcaaagttgcgcgataactatgaaagaaaaaacaccattgtcacacaaagttgtgtgctttcagatgcttgatttcgatacctcaaaatctaattctgacaACATAGTGTGGAAATTTACATACAAAGTCACACAACGCCCAGTCATTAATGTTCAATCTTCCTACAATACTTTGTTGCATTAACCAATCACAGCTCGACCCAATtgcaaagagctgcttaaagccattggaccctttcgctacagaaaaaaagttcacagatttacaaataacttacagggtttatagaagttagtggtgaaatacttctcgtgaaatatttttccataaaatgctttactttttgagaaaacagtaaaacaatatctacggatatattttaaacacatgtcatgacacggcgaaacgtgcggatacaagggtgggttttcccgttattttctcctgactccgatgaccaattaagcccgaaagtttcacaggtttgttatttgatatagaagttgtgatacattgtttaccgaaagggtccaatggctttaagcagaaaatactgcttaaaatatccctgcttagcaataattaGCAGGATACTAGTGAACAAATGTTAcatgtgacatagtttttgggctgattaaccttattctggtaagcataattgtgttttgcttatttttgtttttgagtctataaaattgggccctggttttatTGTTGGCGTTTCTGCGTTTACCTGTACCAGCTTTCCCCGATGCATAGCAAGTTCTAACATCTCGTCTTTCTCCTTCCTTAGTTTCTCCAGTTTCAGAGTGCTGTTGGTGTCAACATTTTTAAGATTCTCGGATTGTTGTTTAAGTTGAGACTGGGCAGCTAAATAATATagattaatataaaaaatattgggtttaaaaaagtaaatagaCAAAATAttgagttttcttttcttctttatcAGTTTCATATTTGAGGTTACCTCACAGGATACAAGAAATGCATTTAACCttttaaacattacaaaatataTTACTCTGCACAGTTGATTTCAActgaaaatgaaatgtaaaatgttaccatttaaatttctttttgaaTCATGAAGTTGTTTCTCAAGCAGCCTGATTCTATCTCCTTGTGATTGTTCTTTCTCTTGACTTTCACTCTTGAGTCGACTGCAACAAGACAAATTACAAACATTTACATACATTTTAGGGCAgggttggttcttgtgattgatttagccgtgTAGCACATGTTTGTTGTACAAggctgtgtactccccagggagatggaatggcccaatgaccagggtctgatttcacaaagagttaggacctaGTCCTtaactaacttaggactagtattaggagatatcaaaaaggtatggctagtcccaagttagggctagttactcgtcctaactcgatataagactagtcttaactctttgtgaaatccacctgaggggtaataatttgaagcgctttgggacgcccttcaATCATGAAAAGCGCATCCTAAAaactaacttttttttattacatgCACATTTCTTCTAGCTGGTTCCAATTTGTAATTCCAATAATATACAGGGTTTCATTTCACTAGTCATTTAGCTTGTTCACATAAGTCCCTATTTCAAATGAgtaagagattttttttttaaatggaactAGCCA encodes the following:
- the LOC139948732 gene encoding uncharacterized protein, giving the protein MTSKRKKKATQKGAAYNKEFKYKRLGEAWRAAKLKSDSLRDKLGTNPSLDETKDAYKEWMDVFEEFMKCYDDYCQWLSDVERLQFEEDWYTDKEVWLSNVNQKIQDWLVKQEAPMSSKSSRSSKRSKASQLLIEEEQKKVELLTRQKALKAMQALEIEKMKLKQLEEEIEIKTEVAVAEAKCKVLEKLEKTSRNCSEVTRASDGGSELNAGAAVKETKPDIFKDATGDGERPSSEKASETAAHWMDSFEKFLDQYDVAALNKPPPKPEPKTAGTPLLQQPASQPRQEVPDVSGVQQIVDGVAQPRQSTGRQRQDSVNEDVQPTSHQDGVAVIKDDVGGQSVNEMIRHLQRPKIEMERFSGEAIEYKRFMRMFSARIAKLCDTDDERLYYLEQFTTGEAHQIVTGYSYLDGPTGYAAAVKELTERYGNPEVIANAFIKKAASWPQIKADNPKALDGFAIFLQECESAVKCVGSLQYLEHSENIKSMVMKLPYNYHDRWRSRVQQCKYKGEMVKFHHLVEFVRFESKKVNDPVYGRDALSTTSQKKPANRCDTRPKITMATSETTDLNTAKDVDKVCWSCGGSHLLIGCSKLREQPWSERIEFLRKRRLCFGCLKMGHMKRTCNRKATCDVCKGRHPTLLHINQNDTSRPAQFSRNVRDSSAVPGSNIGCEYTNVACDNENENQCTMAIVPVRVRLAHGLNDVVTYAFLDPGSSVSFCSESLMKKLCGVGRRMHIRLDTMGEPHNMDTYLIEGLEVRCLNGSSTVKVNIPRVYTKDKLPVKRHHIPTHDDVSHWKHLKDVYMPQINAGIDLLIGNNVPDAYSPLEVRTGPRGSPHATKTALGWIAWNVVRSVRNCQPFSVNFVDVAAKRYEEIKKLNMLIRESLNYDFPERTIDDKREWSHEDKSFMEKVGGSCKFVEGHYQISLPFKKDVRLPDNSAMALKRLISLERKLKGNQKFHHDYNLFISNVLDKGYAEEVPAAEVDTQDGRVWYIPHHGVYHPRKPNKVRVVFDCTASYNGVALNDLLLPGPNLTNHLIGVLLRFRQESVAIMGDIESMFYQVHVPKQERNYLRFYWWPNGDLSKEPTPYRMKVHLFGAVSSPSCSNYALRLTALIDTDKGNTVAAETIFRNFYVDDCLKSVKSTEDAVDLITKLTALCKKGGFNLTKWISNDDAVMQAVPASDSTKRPKLDVNHSFQQMPRERALGVSWDVKSDSLGFKISVTTKDPTRRNILSIVSSVYDPLGFACPVILPVKNLLQKLCKENIEWDAEVTGNDLRVWNQWLTDLPKLEEMMVPRCYKPLKFEAAERQIHNFSDASDCGYGVVSYLRQVTTKGHIHCSFLGARSRVAPLKKVTVPRMELTAATVAVRINKMLEDELDDQIHDTFFWTDSTAVLKYISNDATRLHTFVANRVQVIREGSNVSQWRYIETKVNPADDASRGLRVNNFLSNQRWLKGPEFLWKNEEHWPSQAMIQSDVDDPEVKAVSGAVVADESSSIYDRLLTKYSSWNQLRRVMAWVLFAKRKFLQLKTQRNDTKRDDKMVPVVHLTPDMLEAAEVALVKYVQGKAFSDELSCLQGTKGANQSVAKSSPVYKLSPILVDGIMRVGGRIDRAVFLQFSARHQIILPKDSPVSMLLLYEAHRDVGHLGKNAMLAHVRRKYWILGATGASKKIAYRCVTCRKYQSRPVEQMMANLPTERLEANQPPFTNTGMDYFGPLMVKRGRAAVKRYGVIFTCLSSRAVHLEVASSLDTDSAVNAIRRFVARRGMVKFIRSDNGTNLVGAEKELRQELAKLKQSSIRDTLCDKGIKWEFNPPTGSHFGGVWERLIRSVRKIMYGLLYELKHRLDDGGLHTLLCEVEAVLNSRPITASSTQSDDLRALTPNDLLLAHNTGAPPGEFSKDDCYARKRWRRVQYLVDLFWKRWVSEYLPLLQERQKWLKPRRNVSIGDIVLLIDNAPRGSWALGRVVSTKEDSKGLVRMVKVKTATSLMERPVQKLCLILEADCDG